The following coding sequences lie in one Halorarum halophilum genomic window:
- a CDS encoding helix-turn-helix domain-containing protein, translated as MKYVRLTLRFHDDVVHPVHELIDRDEGVERDLLLHGNTATEGWDTLLFYVDGDPDTYAAALEAADGIVDYELTHLGENSFYAYIEQEADAFDAALFERFSRTGVIVVPPVEFVDGGEAHVTVLGDPAALQSTVDDLPDGLDVSIDRVGEYDDRQAAFDPGLTGRQREAVAVAVDLGYYAVPSEANATDVAAELGCSAGTAAEHLRKAERNVMSALVDLRSFE; from the coding sequence ATGAAGTACGTCCGGTTGACCCTCCGGTTCCACGACGACGTCGTCCACCCGGTCCACGAACTCATCGACCGGGACGAGGGCGTGGAGCGCGATCTGCTCCTCCACGGCAACACCGCCACCGAGGGCTGGGATACGCTCCTGTTCTACGTGGACGGGGACCCGGACACGTACGCCGCGGCGCTGGAGGCGGCGGACGGCATCGTCGACTACGAGCTCACCCACCTCGGCGAGAACTCGTTCTACGCGTACATCGAGCAGGAGGCGGACGCCTTCGACGCAGCCCTCTTCGAGCGGTTCTCGCGGACCGGTGTCATCGTCGTGCCGCCGGTCGAGTTCGTCGACGGCGGGGAGGCTCACGTGACCGTCCTGGGCGATCCGGCGGCGCTCCAGTCGACGGTGGACGACCTCCCGGACGGCTTGGACGTGTCGATCGACCGCGTCGGCGAGTACGACGACAGGCAGGCGGCGTTCGACCCGGGGTTGACGGGCCGACAGCGCGAGGCCGTCGCCGTCGCCGTCGACCTCGGCTACTACGCCGTTCCGAGCGAGGCGAACGCCACCGACGTCGCCGCGGAACTGGGCTGCTCGGCGGGGACCGCCGCGGAACACCTTCGGAAGGCGGAGCGGAACGTCATGAGCGCGCTGGTCGACCTCCGCTCGTTCGAGTGA
- a CDS encoding coiled-coil domain-containing protein produces MTGPRTTRRGALALAGAVALAGCSDLELLGTGGPTLDGSAVSTAVDGPDPRVPETFPVRLEETQLSGSSDRARDLLEDVPTPLGPDEVPNGVVREHMSREAERAAEQLRRADDAASARERLTAARYARKSAMTVSAAWRATDGTLTRGDVEAEAGGLRGDLSDLRDRVRYVGDDPVRATVVHAALEGFLRRAASHLERPDHRHRESDGVLGVGELAGRHEQVRALVGDAEHLYGRFLDSLDERRELGDRLERAATESTEELRSAAADRSIARDREVSDYVDRDVEDTPARWALDDLADDLSFHLWEQEAVADRPARALVAAVDGFAALGAFDAVRNDVSEGELYEVEDAGDVRIRRRDAVTALRSAVDSPTEPALAAEVLPALGNLVAHGDEQLSRLDGEVSAEYVSRPVAQYVIAAEKAWGLQDGTVRVADRLRR; encoded by the coding sequence ATGACCGGTCCGCGAACGACGCGCCGCGGGGCGCTCGCGCTCGCCGGCGCCGTCGCCCTCGCCGGCTGTAGTGACCTGGAACTCCTCGGAACCGGAGGTCCGACGCTCGACGGTTCCGCGGTGAGTACGGCCGTGGACGGGCCGGACCCTCGTGTCCCGGAGACGTTCCCGGTCCGCCTGGAGGAGACCCAACTGTCGGGGAGCAGCGATCGCGCGCGCGACCTGCTCGAGGACGTTCCGACGCCGCTCGGCCCGGACGAGGTCCCCAACGGCGTCGTTCGCGAGCACATGAGCCGGGAGGCCGAGCGGGCGGCGGAGCAACTGCGTCGGGCGGACGACGCTGCGTCGGCACGAGAGCGCCTCACCGCGGCGCGATACGCTCGCAAGTCCGCAATGACCGTCTCCGCGGCGTGGCGCGCCACCGACGGGACCCTCACGCGAGGGGACGTCGAAGCGGAGGCTGGCGGGCTTCGCGGGGACCTCTCCGACCTCCGGGACCGCGTCCGATACGTCGGGGACGACCCCGTCAGGGCGACAGTGGTCCACGCGGCGCTGGAGGGGTTTCTCCGGAGGGCAGCATCCCATCTCGAACGGCCGGACCACCGGCACCGGGAGTCCGACGGGGTGCTCGGGGTAGGCGAACTGGCCGGGAGACACGAGCAGGTTCGCGCGCTCGTCGGGGACGCGGAGCATCTCTACGGACGGTTCCTCGACTCGCTCGACGAACGGCGAGAACTCGGTGACAGGCTGGAACGGGCCGCGACCGAGTCGACCGAGGAACTTCGGTCGGCCGCCGCCGACCGGTCTATCGCCCGCGACCGCGAGGTATCCGACTACGTCGACCGTGACGTGGAGGACACCCCCGCGAGGTGGGCGCTGGACGACCTCGCCGATGACCTCTCGTTCCACCTCTGGGAGCAGGAGGCCGTCGCCGATCGCCCTGCCCGTGCGCTCGTGGCCGCCGTGGACGGGTTCGCCGCGCTGGGAGCGTTCGACGCGGTTCGGAACGACGTCTCCGAGGGGGAACTGTACGAGGTCGAGGACGCGGGGGACGTCCGGATACGACGACGGGACGCCGTCACCGCGCTTCGCTCCGCGGTCGACTCGCCGACCGAACCGGCGCTGGCGGCCGAGGTGCTCCCCGCCCTGGGGAACCTGGTCGCACACGGCGACGAGCAGTTGTCGAGGCTAGACGGGGAGGTCTCCGCCGAGTACGTCTCGCGTCCGGTCGCGCAGTACGTTATCGCGGCCGAGAAGGCGTGGGGCCTGCAGGACGGGACGGTTCGCGTCGCGGATCGGCTCCGGCGGTAA
- a CDS encoding GAF domain-containing protein produces the protein MTDDGQALDVTAAADASSPFDEGTLAVSGGTIVDADDVAASLLEVPRSELVGRPLSRICPRSPTVYDADRLLDAIDRSVETGDSFVWVFDRGPTGEVTTEVAARRAEGEDCDVVLFVRGTPSWSHRDWSVRPVERLHDVATQLESCVEAEAVYDLTVSAATDILDFDTSTVSVVEGANLVTKASTSDVAADLPEAVPNDYGLAGRTYQTGRSFRVDDVHTFDEDEHGHRRHRSVISVPIDEVGVFQASATAVGAFSERDLELAELLAGHAADALERIRSVDALRENRKRIARLHDVADEMVTAETGEDVFELAVDAAEELLDFDQCTFLRAVDGQFVVAASSSELDLPERLLDTDQGVAGRVYRTGQSELVADVAVEEEAQPMVGGIVSGITVPVGSIGVFQAFSRKPDAFSHDDLELAELLTAHVATSAERAESARALERQKTQFSSLVASLPGMVFRTSTDDVDRLAFVNDYAAELTGYDPATLTSQNGVAFGDLVHPDDRASIVGKRRAALLEGRSYEATYRLVTADSGERWVRERATGLFTDEADSATLEGFLTDVTGNRRRAQLEVLNRFLRHNLRNDVQVISGHADILEREVRDERMLDSVRRIQSAAAKLIGHSEKAATLEGLLGSDDESNRVSVDLAAVVRRRVEAFERRPGVELDVSLPASCQVSAVPVLDAAIREALENALRHGGEPPVAISISLDAVEEHGREIVQLRIRDDGPGIPEQDRVAIERQTETALTHSSGLGLWLVKWIVTASGGSLDILDSPEEGTELRMTLRRADEG, from the coding sequence ATGACGGATGACGGACAGGCGCTGGACGTGACGGCCGCCGCGGACGCGAGCAGCCCCTTCGACGAAGGAACGCTCGCCGTGAGCGGCGGCACCATCGTCGATGCGGACGACGTCGCCGCGTCGCTGCTCGAGGTCCCCCGGTCCGAACTCGTCGGTCGACCGCTGTCGCGCATCTGCCCTCGGAGCCCGACCGTGTACGATGCGGACCGGCTGCTGGACGCGATCGACCGGAGCGTCGAGACGGGCGACAGTTTCGTGTGGGTGTTCGATCGCGGGCCGACCGGCGAGGTGACGACGGAGGTCGCCGCCCGACGGGCCGAGGGGGAGGACTGCGACGTGGTGCTGTTCGTGCGCGGGACGCCGTCGTGGTCCCACCGGGACTGGTCCGTCCGCCCCGTCGAGCGCCTCCACGACGTCGCCACGCAGCTCGAATCATGTGTGGAGGCCGAGGCGGTGTACGATCTGACCGTGTCCGCCGCGACCGACATCCTCGATTTCGACACCAGCACCGTCTCGGTCGTCGAGGGGGCGAACCTCGTCACGAAGGCGAGCACCTCCGACGTCGCCGCGGACCTTCCGGAGGCCGTTCCGAACGACTACGGCCTGGCGGGGAGGACCTACCAGACGGGGCGGAGTTTCCGGGTGGACGACGTCCACACGTTCGACGAGGACGAGCACGGACACCGCCGCCACCGGTCGGTCATCAGCGTCCCCATCGACGAGGTCGGCGTGTTCCAGGCGAGCGCCACGGCGGTCGGGGCGTTCTCCGAGCGCGACCTCGAACTCGCCGAGCTACTCGCGGGACACGCCGCGGACGCGCTCGAACGCATCCGGAGCGTCGACGCGCTCCGGGAGAACCGCAAGCGGATCGCGAGACTCCACGACGTCGCCGACGAGATGGTAACCGCCGAGACGGGAGAGGACGTCTTCGAACTCGCCGTCGACGCTGCCGAGGAGCTCCTCGACTTCGACCAGTGCACGTTCCTCCGGGCGGTCGACGGGCAGTTCGTCGTCGCGGCGTCGTCCTCCGAACTCGACCTGCCCGAGCGGTTGCTCGACACGGATCAGGGCGTCGCGGGGCGGGTGTACCGGACCGGCCAGAGCGAACTCGTGGCCGACGTCGCCGTCGAGGAGGAGGCACAGCCGATGGTCGGGGGGATCGTCTCGGGGATCACCGTCCCGGTCGGCAGCATCGGCGTGTTCCAGGCGTTCTCCCGGAAGCCCGACGCCTTCTCGCACGACGACCTGGAACTCGCCGAGTTGCTCACCGCCCACGTCGCGACGTCCGCCGAACGGGCCGAGTCGGCCCGCGCGCTGGAGCGACAGAAGACCCAGTTCTCGTCGCTCGTCGCCAGCCTTCCCGGGATGGTGTTCCGCACGTCGACGGACGACGTGGATCGGCTGGCGTTCGTGAACGACTACGCGGCCGAACTGACGGGGTACGATCCCGCGACGCTCACGAGCCAGAACGGCGTTGCCTTCGGCGACCTCGTCCACCCGGACGACCGTGCGAGCATCGTCGGAAAGCGCCGAGCCGCGCTCCTGGAGGGTAGGTCCTACGAGGCGACCTACCGGCTCGTGACCGCGGACTCCGGCGAGCGATGGGTGCGCGAACGAGCGACGGGGCTGTTCACCGACGAGGCGGACTCCGCGACCCTCGAGGGGTTCCTCACCGACGTGACGGGCAACCGCCGTCGGGCCCAGCTCGAGGTGCTGAACCGCTTCCTGCGGCACAACCTCCGCAACGACGTACAGGTCATCTCGGGCCACGCGGACATCCTCGAACGGGAGGTCCGGGACGAGCGAATGCTCGACAGCGTGCGGCGCATCCAGTCGGCGGCGGCGAAACTCATCGGGCACAGCGAGAAGGCGGCGACGCTCGAGGGGTTGCTCGGAAGCGACGACGAGTCCAACCGGGTGTCGGTGGACCTCGCGGCCGTCGTCCGGAGGCGCGTGGAGGCGTTCGAACGGCGGCCGGGCGTCGAACTCGACGTCTCGCTGCCGGCGTCGTGCCAAGTCTCCGCGGTACCGGTGCTCGACGCGGCGATTCGGGAGGCGCTGGAGAACGCGCTCCGCCACGGCGGGGAGCCGCCGGTCGCCATCTCGATCTCGCTCGACGCGGTCGAAGAGCACGGTCGCGAAATCGTCCAGCTGCGGATCCGCGACGACGGACCGGGCATCCCGGAACAGGACCGGGTGGCGATCGAACGGCAGACGGAGACGGCGCTCACCCACAGCAGCGGCCTGGGCCTGTGGCTGGTCAAGTGGATCGTCACTGCCTCCGGGGGGAGCCTGGACATCCTCGACTCGCCCGAAGAAGGAACGGAACTCCGCATGACGCTCCGCCGTGCCGACGAGGGGTGA
- a CDS encoding DUF7839 domain-containing protein gives MNGYGSDGGPAGVLRNKRDATRYQILVQIAERQPAVSQQEVADAIGVTSQAVSDYLQGLVDEGYVRKHGRGRYEVTKEGVDWLITRTDELREFTDHVSEDVIGQVEIDTALATTDIAEGQEVSISMHEGVLRAAAGPGGTVTAVAVTDANAGQDVGVTNFEGVLEYDLGKVTVLAVPLVQDGGSRAVDVDAVRDAAADHDLLGVAGTEALALARRADRTPDIRFGTPLAVQEASMKGLDVLLLAATSEVATHTNKLVAENISYEVVDATE, from the coding sequence ATGAACGGGTACGGGAGCGACGGGGGGCCCGCCGGCGTCCTCCGGAACAAGCGGGACGCGACCCGGTACCAGATCCTCGTCCAGATCGCGGAGCGCCAGCCGGCGGTCAGCCAGCAGGAGGTCGCCGACGCCATCGGCGTCACCTCGCAGGCGGTGAGCGACTACCTCCAGGGGCTCGTGGACGAGGGGTACGTCCGCAAGCACGGCCGCGGGCGATACGAGGTGACGAAGGAGGGGGTGGACTGGCTCATCACCCGCACGGACGAACTGCGGGAGTTCACCGACCACGTCTCCGAGGACGTCATCGGACAGGTCGAGATCGACACCGCCCTCGCCACGACCGACATCGCCGAGGGTCAGGAGGTGTCCATCTCGATGCACGAGGGCGTCCTCCGGGCGGCCGCCGGCCCGGGCGGAACCGTCACCGCCGTCGCCGTCACCGACGCGAACGCCGGCCAGGACGTGGGCGTCACGAACTTCGAGGGCGTCCTGGAGTACGACCTGGGCAAGGTGACCGTGCTCGCCGTCCCCCTTGTTCAGGACGGCGGGAGCCGCGCCGTCGACGTCGACGCGGTCCGCGACGCCGCGGCCGACCACGACCTCCTCGGGGTCGCCGGGACCGAGGCGCTGGCGCTCGCGCGGCGGGCCGACCGCACGCCTGACATCCGTTTCGGCACCCCGCTCGCGGTCCAGGAGGCGTCGATGAAGGGGCTCGACGTGCTCCTGCTGGCGGCGACGAGCGAGGTGGCGACCCACACGAACAAGCTGGTCGCGGAGAACATCAGCTACGAGGTCGTCGACGCGACGGAGTGA
- a CDS encoding DUF5789 family protein, with protein MADENDDNREQGVDFGSLADELENLEYPVENEELLEEYGDHELDLESGSQTLVTVLGPQEGTTYESADAVRQAIFTMVGDGAVGREGYSDRGGSGSDEPDDEEDQSV; from the coding sequence ATGGCCGACGAGAATGACGACAACCGCGAGCAGGGCGTCGACTTCGGCTCCCTCGCGGACGAACTCGAGAACCTGGAGTACCCCGTCGAGAACGAGGAGCTCCTCGAGGAGTACGGCGATCACGAACTCGACCTCGAATCGGGCTCCCAGACGCTCGTGACGGTACTCGGTCCGCAGGAGGGAACCACGTACGAGTCGGCGGACGCGGTCCGCCAGGCCATCTTCACGATGGTCGGCGACGGCGCGGTCGGTCGGGAGGGCTACTCCGACCGCGGCGGGAGCGGGAGCGACGAGCCCGACGACGAGGAGGACCAGAGCGTCTAG
- a CDS encoding PRC-barrel domain containing protein: MSERALTEDDEGKRVVNANGDEIGMVSDVRGGTAYVDPDPGITDTITSKLGWSDRDEDDYPLDRSSIGMISDDEIRLKEDL, translated from the coding sequence ATGTCAGAGAGAGCACTCACGGAAGACGACGAGGGGAAGCGCGTGGTCAACGCGAACGGCGACGAGATCGGCATGGTCTCCGACGTCCGTGGCGGCACGGCGTACGTCGACCCGGACCCCGGAATCACGGACACCATCACGTCGAAGCTCGGATGGAGCGACAGGGACGAGGACGACTACCCGCTCGACCGATCCTCTATCGGGATGATCTCCGACGACGAGATCAGACTGAAGGAGGACCTGTAA
- a CDS encoding four-helix bundle copper-binding protein, which yields MTQPPASEFEASLTSDMRLALHDFVQAATVCEWCADRCLMEWPEMAECIRLCRDVADLAVENVQFMARDSPFGPELAETFAIAAEECANECARHAHSHCQECASVLDRAVESTWRMLESIEQQGVVGAQQQTQQY from the coding sequence ATGACCCAGCCCCCAGCGAGCGAGTTCGAGGCGTCGCTGACGAGCGACATGCGACTCGCGCTGCACGACTTCGTCCAGGCGGCGACGGTCTGCGAGTGGTGTGCGGACCGCTGCCTCATGGAATGGCCGGAGATGGCGGAGTGCATCCGACTCTGCCGGGACGTCGCCGACCTCGCCGTCGAGAACGTACAGTTCATGGCGCGCGACTCGCCGTTCGGTCCGGAACTCGCGGAGACGTTCGCGATCGCGGCCGAGGAGTGTGCGAACGAGTGCGCCCGCCACGCCCACTCGCACTGCCAGGAGTGCGCGAGCGTGCTCGATCGAGCGGTGGAGTCGACCTGGCGGATGCTGGAGTCCATCGAGCAGCAGGGGGTCGTCGGGGCCCAGCAGCAGACCCAGCAGTACTGA
- a CDS encoding DoxX family protein, protein MESTNTGSANVFESRLGGIEVRARAHSLSAWFVLALRLMMGYAFLYSGWTKIAGGSFGAQWYLLNSPAANGSPLVGLFTWMGQTAWFVEFANVAVPWGELLIGLGLLVGAFTRLAAFFGALMMLLFYFGNWDVAHGVINGDFAYMLVFLAVAAFGAGRILGLDAYIENYEVDGQPLVERYPVLEYVLG, encoded by the coding sequence ATGGAATCTACCAACACCGGAAGCGCGAACGTGTTCGAGAGCAGACTCGGCGGGATCGAGGTCAGGGCGCGTGCCCACAGCCTCAGCGCGTGGTTCGTCCTCGCGCTGCGACTGATGATGGGCTACGCGTTCCTCTACTCGGGGTGGACGAAGATCGCCGGGGGTTCGTTCGGCGCGCAGTGGTACCTGCTGAACTCGCCCGCCGCGAACGGGAGCCCGCTGGTCGGCCTGTTCACCTGGATGGGTCAGACCGCCTGGTTCGTCGAGTTCGCCAACGTCGCGGTGCCGTGGGGGGAGCTCCTCATCGGGCTCGGGCTCCTCGTGGGCGCGTTCACCCGCCTCGCCGCGTTCTTCGGCGCGCTCATGATGCTCCTGTTCTACTTCGGGAACTGGGACGTCGCCCACGGCGTGATCAACGGGGACTTCGCGTACATGCTCGTGTTCCTCGCGGTCGCCGCGTTCGGCGCCGGGCGGATCCTCGGGCTCGACGCGTACATCGAGAACTACGAGGTCGACGGCCAGCCCCTCGTCGAGCGCTACCCCGTCCTCGAGTACGTCCTCGGCTGA
- a CDS encoding DUF7521 family protein — protein MSHLADYISTGVIAFKSITLVLGGIVTFLAFKAYRRTHATALGALALGFGFVTVGAMLAGMAHQAFGFATESVILIESALTAVGFGIIVYSLYSE, from the coding sequence GTGAGCCACCTCGCCGACTACATCTCGACGGGGGTCATCGCGTTCAAGAGCATCACGCTCGTCCTCGGCGGCATCGTCACGTTCCTCGCGTTCAAGGCGTACCGCCGGACGCACGCGACCGCCCTGGGGGCGCTGGCGCTCGGCTTCGGGTTCGTCACCGTCGGAGCGATGCTGGCGGGGATGGCCCACCAGGCGTTCGGCTTCGCCACCGAGTCGGTGATCCTCATCGAGAGCGCGCTCACGGCCGTCGGCTTCGGTATCATCGTGTACTCGTTGTACAGCGAGTGA
- a CDS encoding winged helix-turn-helix domain-containing protein, with amino-acid sequence MTVDVRSGRDGPGLERVVGALDDDACREIVSALDEPMSAQEVADSADVPLSTTYRKLDKLTDASLVNEETEVRPDGHHRSRYVVDFERIVVELDEGREFDLDLERPRDTPEGRLANMWSEVRRET; translated from the coding sequence ATGACGGTGGACGTCCGCTCGGGGCGGGACGGTCCCGGGCTGGAGCGAGTTGTCGGCGCGCTCGACGACGACGCGTGCCGGGAGATCGTCTCGGCCCTCGACGAGCCGATGAGCGCACAGGAGGTCGCCGACTCGGCGGACGTGCCGCTCTCGACCACCTACCGGAAGCTCGACAAGCTGACCGACGCGTCGCTGGTGAACGAGGAGACCGAGGTCCGCCCCGACGGCCACCACCGGTCGCGGTACGTGGTCGACTTCGAACGAATCGTCGTCGAACTCGACGAGGGGCGCGAGTTCGATCTGGACCTCGAACGACCGCGGGACACGCCGGAGGGGCGCCTCGCGAACATGTGGTCGGAGGTGCGACGGGAGACGTGA
- a CDS encoding TraB/GumN family protein has protein sequence MTVRDDDPRFGDSYVRQELDSPTGGRVTLVGVVHDHPASTYRVRTVVDAVDPDVLALELPPLAVGLFEQYAEGERTPPTFGGEMSAAIQAARTDAVAGIDGPDRAFYRRLVRTLSRERPSRPEAKRILSGLASASKRAVVCRVAGALAARTGVRLEVDVPVAHDCTWADDPEDQAADERRQIRQSQALTSALGPCTASRATAFRDATREAHMADRLADLRETGSVVAVVGIDHLDPLSELLDGTGN, from the coding sequence ATGACTGTACGCGACGACGACCCGCGATTCGGTGATAGCTACGTTCGACAGGAGTTGGACTCGCCTACCGGCGGCCGCGTGACCCTGGTCGGCGTGGTCCACGACCATCCGGCGAGCACCTACCGCGTTCGGACGGTGGTCGACGCCGTCGACCCCGACGTGCTCGCCCTGGAACTCCCGCCTCTCGCCGTCGGACTCTTCGAACAGTACGCGGAGGGGGAGCGGACGCCGCCGACGTTCGGTGGCGAGATGAGCGCGGCGATCCAGGCCGCACGGACCGACGCGGTCGCCGGGATCGACGGTCCCGACCGCGCGTTCTACCGGCGGCTGGTCCGAACCCTCTCGAGGGAACGGCCGTCCCGGCCCGAGGCGAAGCGGATCCTGTCGGGCCTCGCCTCGGCATCGAAGCGCGCGGTGGTCTGCCGGGTGGCCGGCGCTCTGGCCGCCCGGACCGGCGTTCGCCTGGAGGTCGACGTGCCCGTCGCGCACGACTGCACCTGGGCGGACGACCCCGAGGACCAGGCCGCGGACGAGCGGAGACAGATCCGGCAGTCCCAGGCGCTTACGAGCGCGCTCGGACCGTGTACCGCGTCACGAGCCACGGCGTTCCGCGACGCGACGCGGGAGGCACACATGGCGGATCGGCTGGCCGACCTCCGGGAGACCGGGAGCGTCGTAGCCGTCGTGGGGATCGATCACCTCGACCCGCTGTCGGAGTTGCTGGACGGAACGGGGAACTGA
- a CDS encoding ThuA domain-containing protein: MTTVTVWNEYRQEREQEEVAEVYPDGIHVAVADALDGYGFDTRTATLDEPEHGLTEEVLDGTDVLLWWGHEAHDEVTDEVVDRVQERVLEGMGFVVLHSAHFSKPFRRLMGTSGSLEWRETGERERVWTIEPGHPIAAGVDGPIELPRSEMYGEPFDVPRPEATVFTSWFEGGEVFRSGCCWTRGNGRVFYFRPGHETYPIYHDGTIQRVLANACEWVAGTADAPAPEARNVEPREPLED; this comes from the coding sequence ATGACGACGGTCACCGTCTGGAACGAGTACCGACAGGAGCGGGAGCAGGAGGAGGTCGCGGAGGTCTACCCCGACGGCATCCACGTCGCCGTCGCCGACGCGCTCGACGGGTACGGGTTCGACACTCGAACGGCCACCCTCGACGAACCGGAGCACGGCCTCACCGAGGAGGTCCTCGACGGGACGGACGTGTTGCTCTGGTGGGGCCACGAGGCGCACGACGAGGTGACCGACGAGGTCGTCGACCGGGTTCAGGAACGGGTCCTGGAGGGGATGGGATTCGTCGTGCTCCACTCGGCCCACTTCTCGAAGCCCTTCCGGCGACTGATGGGTACGAGCGGGTCGCTGGAGTGGCGCGAGACCGGCGAGCGCGAGCGCGTCTGGACGATCGAACCGGGCCATCCCATCGCCGCGGGCGTCGACGGCCCGATCGAACTCCCGCGCTCCGAGATGTACGGCGAACCGTTCGACGTTCCGCGGCCGGAGGCCACCGTCTTCACCTCGTGGTTCGAGGGTGGGGAGGTGTTCCGGTCGGGCTGTTGCTGGACTCGGGGGAACGGTCGGGTGTTCTACTTCCGGCCGGGCCACGAGACGTACCCGATCTACCACGACGGGACGATCCAGCGGGTGCTCGCGAACGCCTGCGAGTGGGTTGCGGGGACCGCTGACGCGCCGGCCCCGGAGGCCCGAAACGTGGAACCTCGGGAGCCGCTGGAGGACTGA
- a CDS encoding metal-dependent hydrolase family protein, translated as MHVLRNGTVVDADGTREADVAVEAGEIIAVGDVGYGDAETDVSGRFVAPGLVDSHVHLMMDGRPDVASAIAESDFEHAYVAAANLRAAVEAGVTTIRDLGAPSTLALDAGTAVAAGKLVGPRVLACGENVTMTGGHGHWFGREADGPDEVRRAAREQLKRGADVVKCMATGGVLTEGAQTGAPELTYEEIEALVDAASAKGVPTAAHAHGREGLLNAVDAGITSIEHGTFMDREAAAAMADAGTYWVPTASALFNIVDNPDAGIPASAMAKAEASAESFVTSFDHTAAEGVTVAMGTDAGTPFNYFGDIPQEMGYMVEHGMTPAEALEAATVNGAELCGLDDVGRVAEGYRADLVVLDSNPAEDADAWTDPEHVFADGVHVV; from the coding sequence ATGCACGTGCTACGGAACGGGACGGTCGTCGACGCTGACGGGACCCGGGAGGCCGACGTCGCGGTCGAGGCCGGCGAGATCATCGCCGTCGGCGACGTGGGTTACGGCGACGCGGAGACGGACGTCTCGGGTCGGTTCGTCGCGCCGGGGCTCGTCGACAGCCACGTCCACCTGATGATGGACGGGCGACCGGACGTCGCCAGCGCGATCGCGGAGAGCGACTTCGAACACGCGTACGTCGCCGCCGCGAACCTCCGTGCGGCGGTCGAGGCGGGCGTGACGACCATCCGCGATCTCGGAGCGCCGAGCACGCTCGCGCTCGACGCCGGGACGGCGGTCGCCGCGGGGAAGCTCGTCGGCCCACGCGTGCTCGCCTGCGGGGAGAACGTCACCATGACCGGCGGACACGGCCACTGGTTCGGCCGGGAGGCCGACGGCCCCGACGAGGTCCGCCGGGCGGCCCGCGAACAGCTCAAGCGCGGCGCGGACGTCGTGAAGTGCATGGCGACCGGCGGCGTCCTCACCGAGGGCGCACAGACCGGCGCCCCCGAACTCACCTACGAGGAGATCGAGGCGCTCGTCGACGCCGCGTCCGCGAAGGGCGTGCCGACCGCGGCCCACGCCCACGGGAGGGAGGGCCTGCTCAACGCCGTCGACGCCGGCATCACGAGCATCGAGCACGGGACGTTCATGGACCGGGAGGCGGCGGCGGCGATGGCCGACGCGGGCACCTACTGGGTGCCGACGGCGAGCGCGCTGTTCAACATCGTCGACAACCCCGACGCCGGCATCCCCGCGTCGGCGATGGCGAAGGCGGAGGCCTCCGCGGAGTCGTTCGTCACCTCCTTCGACCACACGGCCGCCGAGGGCGTCACGGTCGCGATGGGGACCGACGCCGGCACGCCGTTCAACTACTTCGGCGACATCCCCCAGGAGATGGGCTACATGGTCGAGCACGGGATGACGCCCGCGGAGGCGCTCGAGGCGGCGACCGTGAACGGGGCGGAGCTCTGCGGCCTCGACGACGTCGGCAGGGTCGCGGAGGGTTACCGCGCTGACCTCGTCGTCCTCGACTCGAACCCCGCCGAGGACGCGGACGCGTGGACCGATCCGGAGCACGTGTTCGCCGACGGCGTTCACGTCGTCTGA